The bacterium genome segment ACGACGCTGACGGCGAGGATCGTGTTGTTCAGACCGGGTCCCCGCAGGGCCACGATGCCGATCGCCAGGATGATCGACGGAAACGCCAGCATCACGTCCATCACCCGCATGATCGCGCTCTCGGTCCGGCCGCCCACGTAGCCCGCCGTGACGCCGAGCAGCGCGCCGATCGACAGGGCCCCCGCGACGGCCACGAACCCCACCGTCATCGAGATCCGCGCGCCGAGGATGACTCGGCTGAAGACGTCCCGTCCCAATTGATCGGTGCCGATCCAATGTTGGGCCGACGGCGGCTTCAAGCGCGCCAGCAGATCTTCGTCGTCGGGCCCCTGCGGGGCGATCTGTGACGCGAAGATCGCGATGAGCGCAAAGAAGATGATCATGCCGAGACCGATTCGCGCGTTGCCGTTGCGCCAGAACCGGCGCATCGCCATCCGCAGGGCCGAGCGACCTCTGCCGGCGGTCCCGCGGGACGCGGCGCGCCGGGCCGCGATATCGGCCGGCGACGCGCCCTCGGCCGCGGACGACGGTTTAGACGTAACGGATACGGGGGTCGAGAAACGCATAGAACACGTCGACCGTCAGGTTGACCAGCACGAAGAAGAGCGAGAAGAACAGGATGCCGGCCAGGATCACCGGGTAGTCGCGGAACAGGATCGAGTCGTACATGAACCGTCCGACCCCGGGCCACGAGAAGAGTGTTTCCGTGAGCACGGCGCCGGTCAGAAACGAGCCGAACTGCAGCCCGACCACGGTTACCACCGGCAGCAGCGCGTTGCGCAGGCCGTGCATGAGCACGACGGCGCCGCCGGTGAGGCCCTTCGCGCGGGCGGTGCGAATGTAGTCCTGGTGCAGCGCGTCGAGCATCGACGCCCGGGTCATCCGGGCGATGATCGCCGTTGGAATCGAGCCGACCGTGACGCTCGGCAGAATGAGGTGCTTGAGCGCGTCCCCCGACGCCGCCCAGTTGGCGGTCAACAGCCCGTCGAGGACGGCGATGCCCGTGATCGACTGCAGCGACGTGTTGACGTCCAGCTGTCCCGAGGTCGGCAGCACGTGGACGTAGATGCTGAAGACATAAATCAGCATGAGCGCCAGCCAGAACACCGGGATGGAGACGCCGCCGAGGGCGACCACCATGCCGAGCCGGTCGAAGATCGAGTTGGGCTTGGCCGCGGACAGCACCCCGATCGGAATCCCCACGCACAGCGCCACGGTCAGGGCGCCGAGGGTCAGTTCGACGGTCGCGGGAAAGCGGGGGCGGTACTCCGCGACGACCTTGCGGTGGCTGTCGAGCGACTCGCCGAAGTCGCCGTGGAGCACGTTCCAGAGGTAGATGCCGTACTGCACCGGCAGCGGCTTGTCGAGGCCAAACTCGTGCTGGACCCGCTCGATCGCGCCGGGGGTCGCGTGCTCACCCACGTAGACCGTCGCCGGGTCGCCCGGAATGAGGTGGACGATCAAGAACGCGACCGCCGACACGCCGAGCAGGATCGGCAGCAGGGCGACGAGGCGGCGGGCGATGTAGCGGGCCATTACCCGCGGATACGGAGGGGGCGCGAACCCGAGTTCGCGCCCCCATCACGCGTCGCCCTCTTACTTACTGAAGTACACCAGTTCCATATATTCGTTCGAGTCGGGCTGCCCGATCAGGCCCTCCACGTTCTTCCGCATCAGGATCGGCACCTTGGCGTGCGCGATCCAGATGTTGGGCAGGTCGTGGGAGATCAGCGTCATGGCCTGCGCGTACATCGCGGCCCGCTTCGCCTGGCTGTTCTCGGTCTTCGCCTTGTTGATCAGGTCGAAGACAGCCGGGTTGTTGTACGACCACCGCGCGCTCGTGGCGTCGTACTTCGGGAAGAAGAACCCGAGCCAGTCGTCCGGATCGCCGTTGTCGCCGATCCAGCCCGCCATGTACAGCGGGAACTTGTTGCTCTTCTGGTCCTTGAGGTAGGTGGCCCAGTCCTCGGTTTGAAGGTGCGCCCGGATGCCCACCTTGTTGAGGTCGCTCGCGATCGCCGTGCCGATCTCCTTGCCGTTCGGGAAGTACGGCCGGCTCACCGGGATGTACCAAAAGTCGAAGGAGAACCCGTTCGGATAGCCCGCTTCCGAGAGCAGCTTCTTGGACTGCGCCGGGTCGTACGGAATCGGGTCGGGGCTGGAGGCGCGGCCCCACATCCCCGGCGGCATCGCCTGGCCTGCCACCGCGCCGTACCCGGAGTACAGGCCCTGGACGATCGCCGGCCTGTTGATCGCGTACGCGATCGCCTTGCGGATCCGGATGTCCTTCATGAGCGGGTCGTTCATGTTGATCTTGAGCCAGCTGGTGTTGAACGGCGGCCGGTAGCCGACCTTCAGGTTCGGGTCGCTCAACGCGGCCTTCACGTCGTCGACGTTCGGCAGCTCGATGGCGTTGACTTCGCCGGCCTTGAGGGCCAGGAACCGCGCGGAGTTATCCTTGATCACGCGCATGATCAAGCGCTGCACCTTCGGGAGGCCTTTGCGGAAGAAGCTGGGGTTCGCGACCATCGTAACGTGGTCGTCGCGCACCCACTCCACGAACTTGAACGGGCCGGTGCCCACCGGGTGCGTGCCGACGCCCGTGCCGCCGTACTGCTTGAACGACGCCGGGCTTGCGATCTGGAACGCGATGATCGTGAGGTTCTGCAGCAGCGGGGAGTTGGGCTGCTTCAGGATCAACTGCACCGTGTACGGGTCGACGACTTTGGCCTCTTTGTAGGAGTCGGCCATGAAGTCGCCCCAGTACTCGTACTCGCCGCCCTTGACCTCATGGTAGGGGTTGTCTTTGAAGGCCCAGCGGTCGAAGTTGGTCTTGACCGCTTCCGCGTTGAACGGCGTCCCGTCGTGGAACGTCACGCCCTGGCGGAGTTTGAAGGTCCAGGTCAATCCGTCGGGCGATACCTGCCAGCTGGTGGCGAGATCCGGCTCGATGTCGGTCTTGCCGGGTTGCGCGCGGACCAGCAGGTTGAAGATCTGCGTCGTCACTTCGTAGGTTTCGCCGTTCGTGCTGACGGGGCTGTCCATCGAGTCGCCATCCCCGGACTTGCCCCAGATGAACGTCGTGGGGGCCGCGGCCCAGCCCGTCACCGAGCCGGGAACGAACAGCATCCCGGCGATCAAGACGGCAACGATGCCGAGCGAGGTCGCCACGCGCCTCCACCCCTGTGGCGCTGTCACCATGCGACGCCTCCTTGCGGTACAGGATGTCTTCGGAACCCCGGTAGATTCGGTGCGGCTAAGAACACTCCTTGCCTCTCGGGCCCGCCGTTACACCAGGCCGGTCGCCGCGGCGGCGGCCACGTGCTATAATGTGGGTGTTCGGCGATGACGGGGACGAGTAGGCCGGACGGCGGACGAGAGAGAGGCGGGATCACGGCTGGAAGTCCCGCCCGGACGCCGGGCTGAAAACCTCCCCTGAGCAGTTGGGCGGACGCCGTGCCCGAGGCTCACGGACGCGGCTACGCCGGCCGGGAAGCGCCCGTGACCGCGCATGGAGTTGTCCGCCGCGCCGCTCGTGAAGCGCGGCGGGAAGGTGGGTGGAACCGCGGATCCTCCGTCCCATTAGGACGGGGGTTTTTGTTTTGTCACGCTGTACGCGAGCCTGCCGGGCTCACCGGCGGCCCTGCGGCAAAGTGGAGGAGATGGTTGCGATGGCCGAACGGACGTCGGCAATAGGCCGCGAAGGCGGCCACGGCTGGGGTGAGCAGATCACGCTGCGCCTGCCGGGCGGGGCGGCGCGGACCTTTCCTCGCGGCGTCAGCTTGGCCGAGGTGGCGGCCCGCGAGCCGGGCGCGCGGGCCGTGCTGGCCGCCAAGGTCGACGGGGACGTCCGCGATCTCACCGCGCGTCTCGACCGCGACGCGTCGGTCGAGTGGCTGACTTTCGCGGAGCCCGCCGGCCGCGAGGTCTACTGGCACAGCACGTCGCACCTCCTCGCCCAGGCCGTACGGGAGCTCTTCCCAGAGGCGAAGCTCGCGATCGGACCGCCGATCGAGGACGGCTTTTACTACGATTTCGACATCGGCCGCACGTTCACGCCCGAGGATCTCGACCGGATCGAGACCAAGATGCGGGAGCTGGCCGCGCGCAACCAGCCGATCGAGCGGATCGCCGTCCCGCGCGCGGAGGCGGCGCGGCTGTTCCGGGACCGCGACGACGTCTACAAGAGCGAGCTGCTCGAGGGCATCGCGGACGATCCGGTGAGCTTCTACCGGCAGAACGGGTTTCAAGACATGTGCCGGGGCCCGCACCTGCCGGCAACGGGCCTCATCAAGGCGGTCAAGCTGCTCAGCACGTCGGGGGCGTACTGGCGCGGCGACGAGCGCCGGCCGATGCTGCAGCGGATCTACGGCATTTCGTTTCCCGAGCAGGCCGCGCTCGACGACTACCTCGCGCGCGTGGAGGAGGCCAAGCGCCGCGACCACCGCAAGCTCGGCCGGGAGCTGGGCCTCTTCGCGTCCGTGCAGGAAGTGGGACAGGGCCTGCCGCTGTGGCTGCCGCGCGGCGCGACGGTGCGCCGGCTGCTGGAACGCTACATCATCGACCTGGAAGAGAGCCTCGGCTACGCCCACGTGCACACGCCCGACCTCGCGAACGTCGAACTGTACAAGATCAGCGGGCACTGGGATCACTATCGCGAGAACATGTACCCGCCGATGAAGGTCGACAACGAAGAGCTCGTGCTGCGCCCGATGAACTGTCCGCACCACATCATGGTGTTCAAGCAGGGCCGGCACAGCTACCGCGAGCTGCCGGTGCGGATCGCCGAGCTCGGCACGATGTACCGGTATGAGCGGTCCGGGGTGCTGACGGGGCTTGCGCGCGTGCGCGCGATGACGCTGAACGACGCGCACATCTTCTGCCGTCCCGACCAGCTGATGGACGAGTTCATGGCCGTGGTGCGGCTGATCCAGCGCGTGTACGCCGACCTCGGCCTGCATCCGTTCTGGTATCGGGTGTCGCTCCGGGATCCCCACGACCGCCAGAATTTCGTGCAGAACGACGCGATGTGGGAATCCGCCGAAGGGCAGTTGCGCCGGGCGATGCAGGCGCTCGGCCTCGAGTACGTGGAGGCACCGGGCGAGGCGTCGTTCTACGGCCCCAAGCTCGACGTGCAGGTGCCCAACGTGATGGGCAAGGACGAGACGATCTCGACGGTGCAAATCGACTTCTACCTGCCCGAGCGGTTCGGCCTGGAATACATCGGCGAGGACAGCCAGCCGCACCGGCCGGTGATGATCCACCGCGGCGTCATCAGCACGCTCGAGCGGATGATGGCGTTCCTGATCGAGCAGTACGCGGGCGCCTTCCCGCTCTGGCTCGCGCCGGAGCAGGTGCGCGTGCTCCCGATCGCCGACCGGCATCTCGCCTACGCGCGCCGGATCGCCGACGCGCTGCGCGGCGGGGGCCTTCGAGTCGAGGTGGACGCGAGCAGCGAGCGCACCGGCCACAAGATCCGCGAGGCGCAGCTGATGAAGATTCCGTACATGCTCGTCGTCGGCGACCGCGAGGAGGCGCAGAACGCCGTCGCGGTGCGCAGCCGCGCCAAGGGCGACGAAGGCACGCAGCCGCTCGAGGCGTTCGCCCGGCGGGTCGGTGCGGAGGCCGCCGCGCGCGCGCACCAGCCGGCGTCTTAGGGCGCGCGGGCGACGATATGCAGGGTGACGGTGACCGGATCCCGCGCCACGAAGATGAACGCACGCGGGTAAGGGATTCCGTAGTCGGCCATCCGGACCGTCGCCGTGGCGTCGGCGGTGTACTCCGCGGCGAGGGCCAGTACACGCGCGGTGAACGCGGTTTCCCGCGCGACGTCGCGGATCACGAGCCGTCCGCGGACCTCCGCGGGGAACGGCTTCACCGCGGCGCCGGGCTGGGCCGTCGCCGTGCCCGTGAACGTGATCGCGGGATAGGTGGCGGTCTGGAGGAAGGTCGCGTACATCGCGCGGTCGCGCATCCCGATCCCGGTCGTGATGGTGCGCGCGTCGACCGCGGCGGAGATCCGCGCCGCGTAGACGTCGCCGCCCGCCGGTTCCACCTCGACGCGGCCGGTGACCCGGGTCGTGTGACCGGAGAAGCCACCGCGGTTGTCCGGGACGTCGAACTTGACGGACGACTCGCCCGGCACGATCGCAAACGCCTGCAGCGGGATGACCGCAGCGCGCAGGGCCGGAGCCGCCGGAGCCGGGGCCGCCGCGGCGCACAGCATGGACCCGGCGGCGATCGCCGCCAGCAGCACGAGGCCCGGTCTGATCCACACCGTCGCCATGGCGTTTTCAGTCTGAGTGCTACCCCGCGCGTGTATCCGTCGCGTCACGGCGGCGCCGTCCCCGAGCCGGACCGACGGCCATGAGCGCGCCCGCGCCGTCCGTCTATCTCCTCGTCGGCGAAGAGGACGTGCGCGCGGAGGCGGCGCTGCGCGCGATCCTGCGCGACGTCGTGCCGGAAGAGGAGCGCAGCCTCAACCTCGATGTGCTCGACGCCGGGGGCGTGCCGATCCAGGACGTCATCACGAGGGTCGAAACCCTGCCGTTCTTCGGTGCGCGGCGCGCCGTCGTGTTCAACGTGCGGAGTCCGGAATCGTGGCGCGCCGCTGAGCAGGACGCGCTCGCGGACTACCTGAGCCGGGGTTCGCCTCCGTCCGTGCTGATCGTCGTCGCGCCGCACCTCGACAAGCGGCGCCGCCTCACCGGGGTGCTCGAGCGAACGGCGCAGGTGATCCGCTGCGACCCGATCGCTCCGGAAGAGGCGCCGGCCTGGCTTGCCGCGCGCGCCCGCGAGTCCGGCAAGACGATCACGCCGGAGGCGGCGGCGCAGCTGGTCGAGCTGGCCGGCAGCGGCCTGCGCGCGCTCGGCCTCGAGGTGGCCAAGCTGGCCGCCTACACCGGGGACCGCACGACGATCACCGCGGATGACGTGCGCGAAGTCGTGAGCCACGTCGCGGCGCAGGCGACGATCTTCGAGATGATGGACGCGGTCGGCCACCGGCGGCCGGACGACGCGTTCCGCCTGCTCGACGCCCTGATCGCGCTCGGGGAGCCGCCGCTGCGCATCCTGTATATGTTGGAAGACCAGGTGCGCATGCTGGCGCGGGTGCAGGAACTCGTCGACCGCGGCGTCCGCGGCCGCGCCGACGTGCAGAAGGCCCTCGGTTCGCGGGCCTGGCGATACCGCGACTATCAGAAGCAGGTCCAGGCGTTCGGACGGGTCGACGTGGAGCCCCTGCTTGGGTTGCTGCTCGAAACCGACGGGGCGATCAAGACGGGGCAGATGGCGCCGCGGCTTGCGCTCGAGACGCTGATCGTTCGCATGAGCGCGATCTAAACAGAACCGCGGCGGAGAATTCCGCCGCGGACACGACCGGCGCGCCCGGCGGGCGCTACGCGGTCGCCGTTGCCCGCCCCTGCGATCCGGCCCAGCGCATCAGGCGCGACTTCTTCCGTGCCGCCGCGTTCGGGTGCATGATGCCCTTGCGGGCCGCCGCGTCGAGCGCGCTGATGGCCGCGCGCAGCGAGTCGCCGCCCGGCTGCTCCGCCGTGCGGGCGTCTTTGACGAGCGTCTTCACCTCGGACCGGATCGCCTGATTGCGGACCGCGCGCTTGAGATCCTGACGTTTCCGCTTCAGGCCGGACTTCGTGCGCTTTGCCACACCGCACCTCCGCTTGATGCCGCCGCGGCGTCGGACGGTTTCCGCGACGAGCGACGCTCATTGTAGCACAGGGCGGCGGTTCGCGCAGGCCCGGGCCGGAGTCAGGTGCGCGTGGCGTCCGCGGGTGGAAACTCGTCGGACGCACGGCCGCCGGCACGCTGGAGCGGGTGCCCGTCCATGCCGGCAACCGGGAGATCGAGATGGCGGAGCGCCGTCGGCGCGATGTCCACAACCGACGTCGGCCCGCGGGCGGCGGCGCCGGGCTGAAATCCCGGCCCGGCGATCATCAAGAACGGCGACTGTTCGTACGTGGCCAATCCGCCGTGCTGGCCAAAGCCGAGATGTTCCGACTTGCCGGCGAGCGGCAGCGCCTCGAGACTCAGCCCCGGGACGCCGAACTCGTTGGGCCGGTCTTCGGCGCGCATCGACACGGCAAAGGCCAGTCCGCCGACAGGCGCCTGACCGACCTCCGACAGGCGGTCGGGCGCAAAGACGCCGCCCGCCCATCCACATGACGAAAGGAAGTCGTGGACCGCCGGAATCCGGGCGCGGTGATCGGGGTGCACGTAGATGAGCGTGGAGGTGCCGCTCGAGACCGGTACGACGTCGCTTGAGGCGCGACTCTCTTTGAGCCCTGCCGCGACGAGTTCCGCGTCGACGTCGATCACGCCCGTGACGCTCTGATGCCCGTGGTCCGAGCCGACAACGAAGAGCACGTCGTCGCCCGCGGCGCGAAGGCGGTCCACCGCCGCGATGACGACGCCGGCATGGGCGTCGGCCTGCCGCACCGTCTCGCGATGCGCCGGCGAGCCGAGCGGCAGGGCGTGCTGCACGTGATCGGGTTCATGCAGCCACAGCACGGCCAGCGCCGGGCGCCGCTCGAGCAGCACCTCGCCGACGAATCGCTCCGTCATCGCCCGGTCGCCCGCGAGGTCGCCGGTTACCCGCAGCTCGTCGGCCGGCGCCACCGGCGCGCGGCCCGGCTCGAACGAACCCGCCCGGTTGTAGAGAAAGCCGTGGCCGTCCGGATCTTGGGCGTAGGCGGCCCCCGGCGACGCGTTGCTGAACGTGATCGCGCCGCCGTGATGCTCGACGCGCTCCGTCATCGTCGGCACCGAGAGGGACGTGCCCGTCACGCGGCGCTTGTGCTGGAGAAAATCGGGACCGCCGGCGTCGTGGCGGACGAACACGCCGTCCTCGAGCAGCGCGACGGAATTGCCCTGCAGGCCGTGGCGCGCCGGGTGGCACCCCGTGGCGACGCTGGCCGACACAACGCGGGTCGCCGACGGAAAGACCGACCGGTGGGCCCGAAACTCCTCGGCCCGCGTCCGGAACGCCGCAAGCGACGGCGTGAGCGTCTCGGTGACGAGGTCCCGCCGGAGGCCGTCGAGAATGACGATGACGACACGCTTCATCCGCAAAGAGATATTCGACGCGGCTCCTGCCCCGGCGCGGCCGCCTTCGCGGCGCCTCCCGCGCTCCGTCATGTCTCAAATCACCCGGCGCGGGTTATAATGACCCCGACATGACAGCTCCGGATATGCCCGCGGCCGTATCGGCCGCGCCGCGCCGTCCCGCCGGCGCCTCGACCGCGGGGGCGATCGCGCGGTCGGCGGGACTCATCGCCTTGGGGACCGTCGCCAGCCGCGTGCTCGGTCTTGCCCGCGACGTGATGATCGCCGCGATCTTCGGCGCGACCGCGGCCCGCTCGGCGTTCGTCATCGCCTACTCGCTGCCGTTCTTCGTGCAGCGGCTGTTCCTCGGCGGCACGCTCAGCATCGTCTTCATCCCGGCGATCACGCGGGTGCTGGTGCAGGGCGACCGCGACGAGATCGACCGCGTTGTCTCGAGCACATTCACGATCGTACTGCTGATCGGCGCGGCGATGGTCGTCGTCGGGGTGGTCGCGGCGCCGCTCCTCGTGCCGATCGCCGCTCCGGGCTACCTCCACACGAACCCCGGCGTGCTGACCACCGCCGTCGCGCTGACGCGGGTGATGTTCGTCTCGATGGCGTTTCTCGCGCTGTCGGCGTTCGCGACCGGCTATCTGAACGCGCACCGGCGGTTCGGCGCGCCCGCGCTCGCGCCGGTGGTCTTCAATGTGGTGATCATCGCGACCGTGTACCTGCTGGCGCGGCGGATCGGCATCATGGGCGTCGCGGTCAGCTTCCTCCTGGGGTGGGCGGCGCAGTTCCTGGTGCAGCTGCCGGAGGCGCGCGCGGTCGGCTTCCGCTGGCGGTTCTCGGTCGACCTCTCGCACCCGGCGGTGCGGGAGATGGGCCGGCTCGCCGTGCCCGCGATGCTCGGCCTCGCCGTGATTGAGATCAACTCGAACGTCGGGCGGTTCTTCGCGTCCTACCTGCATCCGCGGCCCGGCGTCGACTATCTCGCGGTGCTGGACTACGCGTTCCAGCTGGTGCAGGCGCCCGTCAGCATCTTCGCGCTGTCGATCGCGACGGCGCTCTTTCCCACGATGGCGCGCCACGCCGAGACCGACCACCGCGCGCTGCGCGACGCCACGTCGCTCGGGCTGCGCGGCGTGCTGTTCACGATGATGCCGGTGATGGCGTGGATCCTGATCGCGAGCCCGCTGATCGTCCGCGTGATCTTCCAGCGCGGGGCCTTCGGACCCGCGGCTACGGCCGCCGTGGCCGTGGGGTTCGTCGGCTACGCGGTCGGCGCGGTGCCGTACGCCGCCTACTACATCGTGACCCGCACGTTCTACGCGCTCCACGACACGCGGACGCCGGTGAAGGTCGGCGTCTACATGGTGGCGCTCAACGCCCTCGGCGACTACGTGTTGATGCGGTGGTTCGGCCATCTCGGTATCGCGCTTGCGACCTCGATCGTCGCGTTTGCCAACGTCGGCGTGCTCGTCTGGATCCTGCGCCGCCGGCTGGGTCGGCTCGACGGCAGCGCTCTCGCCTCGACGACGATCCGCACGGGCGTGGCCGCGCTCTGCCTGACGGCGGTGATGGCCGCCGTGCTGCGGGGGGGGCCCCACATCGTGTCGACCGCCCGACTTACGGGGGCGCTCGCGGTGTTGCTCGCCGCCACGGCGGCCGGCGGTCTCGTCTACCTCGGCGTCTGCCGGCTTCTCGGCGTGCGCGAGCTCCGGCTGCTACGGTTCAACCGCTGAGCGCGCGCAGGCGTGCGACGCTTGCGGCTTGACACTCGTTTCCCGGGGATGATAGGCTCCACCGTAGGCGTTTAGCACTCTGGATGCCTGAGTGCTAAGGAGCGGCGCGATGGAGCCCATCGAGGGCCGGCGGCGCGAGATTCTACGAATTGTCATCGACGACTACATCGCGACCGCCGAGCCGATCGGAAGCGAGGCGGTCCGGGAGCGCCACGGCCTGAACGTCAGTTCGGCGACCGTGCGCAACGAGATGGCCGTCCTGGAAGACATGGGGTTTCTCAATCAGCCGCACACCTCGGCCGGGCGCGTGCCGACCGACCGCGGCTATCGCGTCTACGTCGATTCCCTGGTCACGGAAGAGACGCTGCCGTCGTCCGAGCAGACGCGCCTCCGGGAGACGCTCTTCCTGCGCGACGAGCCTCATCGCGCGATTGCCCGCGTGGCGCAGGCACTGGCCGCGGGCACCGAGTACGCGTCCGTCGTCGAGGCGCCGCATCTCAGCGACCAGGTGATCCGCCACCTGCACCTGATTCCGCTCACGCCGCGGCGCGCCCTCATCGTCGTGGTGACGGACGCCGGTGTGTTCGAGGGCAAGACGGTAGAACTGCAGGCGCCCACCGCGCCGGACGAATGCGACCGGCTGTCGCAGGAGATCAGCCGTCGGATCGCGGGCTGGCGCCTCGGCGACCTGACGGTGCGCGCGATGGACGAGGTGATCGGAGAGGTGGCGCTCTACCGCCAGGTCGTGGCCGAGGTCGGCCGCCTCATCGGTGATCAGATCGTGGCGTCTTCGCGCATCCACACCGAGGGCCAGGCCAACATTCTGAAGCAGCCGGAGTTTCGCGACGCACGCCGCGCCGAGCCGGTGCTGTCCGCGCTCGAGCGCCACGACGTGGTGACGGAGATTCTGCACGACGGTGGCGCCGCGCCGGTGCGGATCACGATCGGCGCCGAGCACCGCCGCGGCGAGATGCGCGACACGAGCGTCATCGCGGCCACCTACTACGTCGGCGGCCGGCCCGCGGGCGAACTCGCGATCGTCGGTCCGACACGCATGCGGTACGGCCGCGCGATCTCGCTGGTCCGGTTTCTCGCCGATACGCTGGGCGAGGCGCTCGGCCGCCTCTAGGCTCGCATCGCGATGGCACGAACCGACTACTACGAGGTGCTGGGGGTCGCGCGCGCGGCGACGCAGGACGAGATCAAGCGCGCGTTCCGGCAGCTCGCCCGCGAGCATCATCCCGACGTCAACAAGGATCCCGGCGCGGCGGACCGCTTCAAGGTGATCAACGAGGCCTATCAGGTGCTCGGCGATCCCGAGCGGCGCTCCCGGTACGACCGGGGCGATTTCCTCGCCGCGGGGCGGCCGGACGGCCGCCCCGGCCCCTTCGGCGCCGGGCCGTTCGAGGATCTCTTCGACATGTTCTTCGGACAGACGATGGGCGCGGGCATGCGCGGCGGCGAGGCGGGGCCCGAGCGCGGCAGCGACCTGCGCGTCGCGCTTGAGCTCACGCTCGAGGACGCGGCGCACGGCGTGGAGCACCGCATCTCGATTGTGCGCGAGGAGACGTGTCCCGTGTGCTTCGGCACCGGTGCGGAGAAGGGGAGTGCCCCCGAAACGTGCCCGACGTGCCGCGGCACCGGCCAGGTCCGCTACGGCCGCCAGACGCCGTTCGGGTCGTTCCAGCAGATCACCACATGCCCGGAGTGCCGCGGCGGCGGCAAGGTCATCCGGAAGCCGTGCCGGGAATGCCGCGGGCGCGGCCGCATGGACGCGAAGCGCGAGATCACGGTCGCGGTGCCCGCCGGCGTGGAAGACGGCACCCGGCTGCGCCTGGCCGGCGAAGGGGAGGCGGGCATGCGCGGCGGCGACCGCGGCGACCTCTACGTGGACATCCGCCTCGCCGAGCACCCGGTGTTTACGCGGGAAGGACGCACCCTGCACTGCGCCGTGACCGTCTCGATGACCCAGGCCGCGCTCGGCGTCGACGTCGAGGTGCCCACGCTCGACGGTCCGGCGCCGCTCGCGGTGCCGGCCGGCACGCAGCCCGGCGCCGCGCTCGTCGTGCCGGGAAAGGGCATGCCGCGGCCCCGCGGTGGTGCGCGCGGCGACCTCATCGCCCACGTGCACGTCGAGATCCCCAAGCACCTCACCGCCGAACAGTCCGCGGCGCTCGCGGCGTTCGCGCGCCTGCGCGGCGACGAGCTACATCCCCGCCGTACCGGCGGCCGCCGCAAGCCCCTCTTCGGCAAATTCCACTCCGGCGGGTCGTGACGGCCGCCGCGCCGCCGGCGAGCTGGACCGAACTTCGCGTCACCGTGTCCCGGGACGCCGCCGAAGCGGTCGCGGAGATTCTGCGCGGCCTGCGCGGCGACGGATCGATCGAAGAGAGTGCCGGCTCCGGCCGGGTGCGGTTTCGCGTCTATCTGCCGCCGTCGCGGCTGCTCCGCGCTACCCTCGCGGCGCTGCGGGCGCGGGTCCGCGGCCTGCGCCGGTACGGTCTAGAGCCGGGGCGCATCACCGTCTCGAGCCGGTCCGTTCGGGCGCGCCGCTGGGCGACGGCGTGGCGCAAACACGCCCGGGCCGTGCGCGTCGGG includes the following:
- a CDS encoding alkaline phosphatase family protein, producing the protein MKRVVIVILDGLRRDLVTETLTPSLAAFRTRAEEFRAHRSVFPSATRVVSASVATGCHPARHGLQGNSVALLEDGVFVRHDAGGPDFLQHKRRVTGTSLSVPTMTERVEHHGGAITFSNASPGAAYAQDPDGHGFLYNRAGSFEPGRAPVAPADELRVTGDLAGDRAMTERFVGEVLLERRPALAVLWLHEPDHVQHALPLGSPAHRETVRQADAHAGVVIAAVDRLRAAGDDVLFVVGSDHGHQSVTGVIDVDAELVAAGLKESRASSDVVPVSSGTSTLIYVHPDHRARIPAVHDFLSSCGWAGGVFAPDRLSEVGQAPVGGLAFAVSMRAEDRPNEFGVPGLSLEALPLAGKSEHLGFGQHGGLATYEQSPFLMIAGPGFQPGAAARGPTSVVDIAPTALRHLDLPVAGMDGHPLQRAGGRASDEFPPADATRT
- the rpsT gene encoding 30S ribosomal protein S20 translates to MAKRTKSGLKRKRQDLKRAVRNQAIRSEVKTLVKDARTAEQPGGDSLRAAISALDAAARKGIMHPNAAARKKSRLMRWAGSQGRATATA
- the hrcA gene encoding heat-inducible transcriptional repressor HrcA produces the protein MEPIEGRRREILRIVIDDYIATAEPIGSEAVRERHGLNVSSATVRNEMAVLEDMGFLNQPHTSAGRVPTDRGYRVYVDSLVTEETLPSSEQTRLRETLFLRDEPHRAIARVAQALAAGTEYASVVEAPHLSDQVIRHLHLIPLTPRRALIVVVTDAGVFEGKTVELQAPTAPDECDRLSQEISRRIAGWRLGDLTVRAMDEVIGEVALYRQVVAEVGRLIGDQIVASSRIHTEGQANILKQPEFRDARRAEPVLSALERHDVVTEILHDGGAAPVRITIGAEHRRGEMRDTSVIAATYYVGGRPAGELAIVGPTRMRYGRAISLVRFLADTLGEALGRL
- the dnaJ gene encoding molecular chaperone DnaJ, producing the protein MARTDYYEVLGVARAATQDEIKRAFRQLAREHHPDVNKDPGAADRFKVINEAYQVLGDPERRSRYDRGDFLAAGRPDGRPGPFGAGPFEDLFDMFFGQTMGAGMRGGEAGPERGSDLRVALELTLEDAAHGVEHRISIVREETCPVCFGTGAEKGSAPETCPTCRGTGQVRYGRQTPFGSFQQITTCPECRGGGKVIRKPCRECRGRGRMDAKREITVAVPAGVEDGTRLRLAGEGEAGMRGGDRGDLYVDIRLAEHPVFTREGRTLHCAVTVSMTQAALGVDVEVPTLDGPAPLAVPAGTQPGAALVVPGKGMPRPRGGARGDLIAHVHVEIPKHLTAEQSAALAAFARLRGDELHPRRTGGRRKPLFGKFHSGGS
- the murJ gene encoding murein biosynthesis integral membrane protein MurJ; this translates as MTAPDMPAAVSAAPRRPAGASTAGAIARSAGLIALGTVASRVLGLARDVMIAAIFGATAARSAFVIAYSLPFFVQRLFLGGTLSIVFIPAITRVLVQGDRDEIDRVVSSTFTIVLLIGAAMVVVGVVAAPLLVPIAAPGYLHTNPGVLTTAVALTRVMFVSMAFLALSAFATGYLNAHRRFGAPALAPVVFNVVIIATVYLLARRIGIMGVAVSFLLGWAAQFLVQLPEARAVGFRWRFSVDLSHPAVREMGRLAVPAMLGLAVIEINSNVGRFFASYLHPRPGVDYLAVLDYAFQLVQAPVSIFALSIATALFPTMARHAETDHRALRDATSLGLRGVLFTMMPVMAWILIASPLIVRVIFQRGAFGPAATAAVAVGFVGYAVGAVPYAAYYIVTRTFYALHDTRTPVKVGVYMVALNALGDYVLMRWFGHLGIALATSIVAFANVGVLVWILRRRLGRLDGSALASTTIRTGVAALCLTAVMAAVLRGGPHIVSTARLTGALAVLLAATAAGGLVYLGVCRLLGVRELRLLRFNR